The Verrucomicrobiia bacterium genomic sequence GTTCCCGAGCCCGTGGATCCGTGGATTGATGACAAATATGCGGCCCGGTGCGCGCTTTCAGGTCATCGATCACCTCATCGTGTGCTCACTCATTGAAGGGCGGAGCTGCGAAAAGTTTCAGATCCTAGCCGAGCGGTTGAAGCCGATTGATCCAGAACTCGCGACGTTTTATGCGAGCTTGGTGGAATCCGAAGGCAACCATTACGCCACGTATTGGCTCATGGCTCGCGAGATCAACGAGAAGGAAGCCGATGAGCGATTGGATTTCTTCCTCGATCTGGATGCCAAGCTGATCCGTGAACCGAATCCATTGGCGATGTTGCATTGAGGCATTAGATTGCTTCGATGGTTTGCTCCGAACATGACCAACGATGCGCTAATCAAAGAGATCGGCGAAGCCTTTTCAGGTGTGCCAAAACCGCAAACTACTTTGCGGGTGGCGAGAGGCGCAGACGACCACGACTACGATTGGAAAAAGCTGCAAAAGCTGGATGAGCACTATTATGACTGGGAGGATGTACCTGACGAAGACCTGGATTACTATCAGGACATATTTTACTGGCTATGCCCTCAAGGATTTCAATTTTATTTGCCAGCGTACATGAGTCGGATGTTACGAACTTTGTCTTCTAACCGGCCGAATCATATATGGCCGATGTGGGCATTCGGTGAACGATGTTTTGAGCTGAATCTATTCGAGCTGTTCACCCGAAAACAAACAGCCGTGACGGTACGCTTCTTGGAAGTTCTATTTGAGAAGGTGAAGGATGACTATCATGCCGACTGGTGGAACCATTTCGACGCGGAGGATTGGGATGACGACGAACTAAGGAAAGCACGGAAGCTCGAATTGTGGGAAGATTACGGAGCGGCTTATCAACTTCTCAAAGCCAAGCTGGGCAGTGAATAACAGGCAGCCGAGATAAGCAGGCGAGCCTCAGCGTGCGCCTGGTTATCTCCATTGCTTGTTACTTTTGGCTTGTGGGTATGCATCATCCGCTTACGCCGCCAGGAACCACTGCTCGCTCCGCGCGCGGATGAGCTTTTGCCGCGCATGACGCAGCAATGCCTCGTTCACCTTCTCATCGAGCAACTCGGGCAGCATCAACAACGGTGCGCCGCTCATCCAGGCGAGGGATACGGCTTCACTCGCGGCCCAGCTGATGAGGCCGAACTTTTCGGGGTTGCGCGTCTTGCGCATCCACTCGGCGACGAGCTTCATCTTCAAATGCTCCAGACGCTCGATGACGAGCTGCTGCTCCGTGCGTGCCGCATTCGGGCGCACCTCGAACTTCACTTCCGGGGCGAACTCCGCTACAAGCCTCTCGACCGCGTCATTCTTGACTGTGTGTGTTTTGCCTTTCATAACCAACGCTCTTTCTGACGGTGGTCACTTTCCTTTCATTCAACAAATTATCACGTGTACGTATTATTTTTTCTGGCCGTTGCGAAAATGCCTTTCCCAAGCCAGTATGAGACAGGACTGCAACCGGGTGTAATGCGGCTCCGGCAGATGCGTCTGCTTGGGTGATATGAGAACAGAACTGAACATCGGCGGTATGACGTGCAACCACTGCGCACAAACGGTGGGGCAGGCTCTGCGTGCTGTGCCCGGCGTGGAAGCGGCGAAGGTGGACCTTGCAAGTTCCCGGGCGACAGTTGATTGGGCAGAGAATGCGGAACCTGCGCCGCAAAGCCTGCTTAAAGCAGTCCAGGGCGCGGGTTATGAACCGAGTCTGGTGAAAAAGGATGCGGCGATCATCGTCTCGGGGATGGATTGCCAGAGCTGTGTGGGGCATGTCACAAAAGCGGTGCAAACGGTGCCGGGTGTGGCGAATACGAGCGTGGATCTGAGCAGTGGCCGCGTGAAGGTGGATTGGCAGACGGACGCGAAAAAAGATTTCAGTGCGGTGGTGCAAGCGATTCAGAAGGCGGGTTATGAGGCAAAGCTCGCGGAAACGTCGAGCGCCTCAGTTCCGGTGAAGAAGAGTCATCTCGATGGCTGGAAATTTAATGTGATGTTGGGCGGTGCCATCACGGTCATCCTGATGATTTGTGAATGGGTGCTTGGGCTGGGTATGACCAAGTGGTTTCACTGGTTCGCCTTTGCGCTGGCTCTACCCGTGCAGATTTTTTGCGGTGCGCGGTTCTATCGCGGCGCGTGGAACCAGCTCAAGCAGGGCAAGTCGAACATGGACACGCTGGTGGCGCTCGGCTCCACGACGGCGTTTGTGTATAGCCTGTGGGGTTTGCTCGCGGGCTGGCACGGTCATCTCTACTTCATGGAGTCAGCGGGCATCATCACACTGGTAAGCGTTGGGCATTGGTTGGAAGCCATGATGAGCGAACGCGCGGCAAGTTCGCTGAAAGCTTTGGTGAATCTGGCGCCGTCTACCGCCCTACGCGTGGGCAAGGATGGCAAAGAAACGGCTGTAGATGTCGCGCAATTGCAACCGGGCGATCGCGTGCGACTGCGTCCAGGTGACCGTGTGCCAGTAGATGGCGAAGTGATCGAGGGCGGTTCGGCGGTGAACGAATCCATGCTCACGGGAGAATCGTTGCCGGTGGACAAACAGACAGGCAGCACATTGTTCACAGGCACGCTGGTCGAGAACGGTCAGTTGCTCATGCGCGTGACAAAGACGGGTAGCGCGACGGCGCTCGCGCAGATCATCGCCGTGGTGGAGCGGGCGCAGAATAGTCGCGCGGAAATCCAGAAACTGGGCGATCGCGTCAGCAGCATCTTTGTGCCGGTGGTTGTATGTATCGCGCTGCTGGCGGCGGCTTGGTGGGGATTGGCCTTTGCTTCGGCCACCGCATTCAGTCAAGGCCTTGCAAGCTGGTTGTGGCCGATTCATCTGCCGGATACCGCGATCGCTGCCGCAGTGCTGCATGCGGCGGCCGTGCTGATCATCGCGTGTCCCTGTGCGATGGGTCTCGCCACACCCGCAGCCATCATGGCCGGAACGAATGCGGCGGCGCAGCGTGGTATCCTGATTCGCGATGGTGCGGCCTTGGAAAAATCCGGGACGATCACGGCCGTCATCTTTGATAAGACGGGGACATTGACCGAAGGCAAACCCTCCGTGGTGGCCAGTGAAGATCTGCGTTCAGCAGATTCTCAGAAGACGATGTTGAAAGAATTGGCCTCTGCGCTGGCCTCGCCGTCCAATCATCCGCTCAGCCTTGCCATCGTGGCCGCCTTTGGCAAAGCGGCGCAGCCCCTATCAGTGGAGCGCGGCTCTCCGAGCCGCAGCAACGTCCAGGCGTTTCAACCGTTACCAAATATTTCGAAACGCGCGACTGCTACGGCGACGAATGTTTTATCACAAAATTTCACACGCTCTACCACTCCGCAGAACTGGACGGAACTGCGCGGCAAGGGCATTGAAGCGAAGCTGGCACAGCATTCCACTGAGACCTTGCGGCTAGGCTCGCTCCGTTGGTTGCAAGAGACCGGCGTGGATCTTTCACGGGCACAGGCTTTCAGTGATAAGTGGATGGGCGAAGGAGCTTCTGTCCTCGGCATCGTCGAAGGAACAAAACTCGTCGGCGTGCTCGCCCTACGTGATGTGCTGAAGCCAAAGGCCCGCGAAGTCATCGAGACATTGCAGACCAAGCTCGGTAATACGCAGAGCGTGTATCTGCTTACGGGTGATGCCAAGACGACGGCGGAAGCGCTGGCGCGAGAAGCAGGCATAGATACTCAAAACGTCTTCGCCGAAGTGCGCCCTGAGCAAAAGGCGGAGCTGGTGAAACAGCTTCAAGCCAAGGGAGAGCGCGTGGCCTTTGTAGGGGATGGCATCAATGACGCACCTGCTTTGGAGCAGGCGGACTTGGGTATTGCTGTTGCGCGGGCTAGCGACGTGGCGCGCGAGGCAGCAGATATCATCCTGCTCAAATCAGATATTCAGGCGATCCCGGAGGCCATCGGGCTGGCGCAGGCGACCTTGCGCACGATCAAGCAAAACCTGTTCTGGGCATTTTTCTACAACGCGGCGGCGATTCCGCTGGCGGCCTTGGGTTTTCTCAGTCCGTTGCTGTGTGCAGCGGCAATGGGATTGTCCGATGTGGTGGTGATCGGCAATGCGCTGCGCTTGCGCCGGAGGAAGGCTTGAGTATGATTGCATAAACAATCATTTGCTAGAGGAGGAGCAACCGCAATCCCATGAATGTCCGAAAGGCTGTTCAAAAACTTGGTAAAGGCGTTCTGTTCATTGTCGCTGCTATTGCGCTACTTTTCTTTTGGGCCCGGTGGATACCGTTTGACAAGAGCTGGCAGAAACCTGCGCATGTGATCCAAAACTTCCTAGTTCCGGCACAGAAGGGAGACTTTTCTCAAGCCAAGATATTCTTCGCGGAAAAGGACTTGATCAACATAGCTGCCTGGGAAGGCAGTTTTGAGACTTGGTGCGCCAAGTATGCGAAATATTCAGAGTTCAAGATCGGGCCTGCTGGCCGAGGCAAAGCCGGTAACTACTGGATTGAGATCTACGGCAAAACAAACACAGGCGATCTGGTATTTGTTGAGCGCGTCTATGCCAAACAGATCGATGGTATATGGAAGCTGAAATATGGATTGAGCTATGAGGCATGGCACGCTTTGCACGAAGACGATATGACAAACAATCTTGCACCGCACACAAACGTTGCGCATCAAGGTCACCAGCCCACGAATGAAGCTGACAGGACATCACCAGATCTGGATATAATCCAGCGCTGACCGTTTTGTTCCGTTTGTTTGGGAGAGTGAGAAGGATGTGGTAGGGCTTGCAGGTCAACGTATATTAGTAATGGATGCGGTATGGACATACCCGCTTTCCGTCTCTGCAATTTGGATGTCAAAGGTAAGGAATTTGAAGCACGGTTGAAGCGATAAAACTAGGCAGTCAGTCCTTTACAAACGAGGTTTTGCATCCGCGTTTCGACTCGGCCCGTGATTATCTCCGGAATAACCCGCCCGCAGCCTTGACCCCCCCGCGGATTTCTGGCGGGATACCGACACACATTTTCTGCACATGGACTTTTTTACGCCTATCTTTGCGGCGGCAGGTGACGGTTCCACCTGGCCTTTTGTCGTGCTCGTGCTCAGCGTGGCCTCGGTCATCGTCCTGATTTCGGTCTGCCGCATCCATGCTTTCCTCGCGCTCATCCTTGCGGCTTTGCTCGCTGGTGTGCTGGCGGAGAAACTTCCGGGCGGCCGTCCCCGTGTCTCCGATATCCCGGTGGCTGAAGGCGTGGCCTTGAAGAGCCACTATTTGCGGGCGGTAGAGTTGGTGACCGAGGAGTTCGGCAAGACCGCCGGGGCTATCGGTATCGTCATCGGCCTGGCCTCCATCATCAGCATGTGCCTGATGGACAGTGGCGCGGCAGACAAGGTGGTGCGCCGGTTCCTTGCTTTCTTTGGGGAAAAACGGGCAGGATTTGCTTTGCTGGTGGCCACTTACTTCCTCTCCATCCCGATTTTCTTCGATACCATGTTCATGCTCATGGCGCCGCTGGCCATGGCGCTGGCTTTGCGTACTGGTAAAGACTATCTCCTCTATGTTCTGGCGGTTTGTGCGGGTGGTGTCATCACGCATTCGCTGACAGTGCCGCATCCCGGGCCGCTGGCGATGGTGGACAATCTCAAGGTGGATGTGGGCATCTCCATCGTGGGCGGTGTGACAATGGGTCTCATCCCGGCCATCGGCGGATACTTCGTGGCCAAGTGGCTGAATTCCCGCATCACCATCCCTGTCCGCGAAGTGCCGGGAGTGGATCTGAAAGATCTCAAAAGCATCGTGAACAAACCGGAGAGCCAGTTGCCTGGCTTCACCATCTCCCTTCTGCCCATCATCTTGCCCATCGTCCTCATCACATTCGGCTCCTTTCTGGACGTGGCCTGGCGCACCTACAACCAGTTGAAGCTGGCGGGTACGACCGATTTCCATTGGGCCAAATCCGTGGTCGAACTTTTTGGTAGCAAGGAAAGTTTCCTTTCCTTCTTTGCGGTCTTCGAATTTTTGGGAAACAAGAACATCGCATTGCTGGTGGGAGCGGCCCTTTCCATCTACGTGCTGGCGAAGCAGAAGGGGTACACATTCAGCAAGATCGCCGACCTCATCGGCAAACCTTTGGAGACCGCCGGCGTCATCATCCTCATCACCAGTGCTGGCGGCGCGTTCGGCCTGATGCTCAAGAACGCCGGTGTAGGTGATGCCATCAAAGCCATGGCCGAAGGCAAAGATGTGAATCTGATCCTGCTTTCCTGGTTGGTGGCCATCGTCATCCGTATCGCCCAAGGGTCGGCCACGGTCGCCATGTTGACGACCTCGGCGATGATCTTCCCTATGATCGATCCGGCGGCGGCGGGTGCGGTGGAGCTGCCTTACAGCGTCATGTATATCTTCTTGAGCATCGGCTTTGGTGCGTTTGCCTGTTCGTGGATGAATGACTCCGGATTCTGGGTGGTGAGCAAGCTGGGCGGCCTGACGGAGAAGGAGACTTTGAAGAGCTGGACGGTGATGTTGACCGCCTGCGCTGTGATCGGTCTGCTTATGTGCCTGGTCATGTCCAAGGTCATGCCTTTAAAAGGGTTGGGCACTCTGCCTACGGCGACTCTGACAGTCCTGAAATAAGGCGAATTCCCGGCAATAGAGTGCTTTCGGATTTGCTCCGAGGGCATTACCCCATTTCTGGATATGTCCGGATGGGGTAAACGACAAGGATGCCAAAGCTTAGTCCGAATCAAGTCACTGTCTCGATGGCTACGTTGCCTTCTTGGAAACTGGAAGGTCCGGCCATTTATCGCACCTTCACCCTGCCCAATTTCAGCAAAGCGATGGAATTTGCCAATGCCGTCGCCAAGACAGCCGAGAATGCAAACCATCACCCGGACATTGAGATCAAGTGGAACCAGGTGACACTGCGATTGAGCACGCATTCCGATGGCGGACTGACGGAAAAAGACTTCGCACTGGCGGGGAAGTTCGATCAACTGGTTTGAGTCATTTGCGGAGAAGCCGCAAGTTGACTAAAGTTGAAACTGATTGGCTTTAAGGGGCTTAGGTGGCGGAAATCACTTGACTGATTACTTGACTTATACTTGACTAATCATGGTTGCGACCACCATGAGTTATCAACCGGTATATGTCATCACGCCTGCACTGCTCTCACGGGCAGAGCAGATATCCGCCCTGCGCGAACGTATTCTGGCCGCTACAGTACAAGTGGCGTGGATTCCGGCTTTGCAAAAAGATTCCCGTGCCCGCAATACACATTCATCTACAGCCATTGAGGGCAATCCGCTGACTTTGGAACAGGTGCGGGCCGTGGAAGAAGGCCGGGAGATGCCCGTCATTGCCGAGCGTGAAAAGAGGGAAGTGGTGAATTATTTCGCTGGCTTGCGATATATTGAAAAGAATTCGCATAAGAAATCGATCACTCACGAGTCGATTTTGCAACTGCACCGGATCATCGCAGGAAACGTGATGGACCAAGGCACTGCTGGAAGATATCGCACGATTCATGTCCGTGTCGGCCGTTTTACTCCGCCCGCACCGGAAGATGTTTCAGGACTGATGTTTGAATTGTTGGAATGGTGGAATAAAGAGTCTGTAAACCTGTCTCCGGTGTTAAGTTCCGCGATCATTCACTATCGGTTTGAAGCCATCCATCCTTTTGCAGATGGAAATGGCCGGACAGGACGGGCACTGGCCTTGTGGGAGCTTTACCGGCGAGGTTTTGATACGCATCACATCTTTTCCGTAGATGAATACTATTGGGAAAATCGTCCCCGCTATTATTCAGCTTTGGAACTGGTGAGACATGAAGGTGAAGATCTGAGTCGGTGGCTGGAATACAGCGCGGAAGGGCTTCTCCTGACCTTGGAACGTGTCTGGACCCGGATCCAAAAATTAACGGCTAAAAAGGGGCGTGAGAAACTGGTGCTTCGTCCGAGGCAGGAAAAATTGCTGCAAATGTTGCGAGATCATCAAGGTATGACACCGCAAGAAATCTGGGATGGCTTAGATGTATCGCGGCAAGGAGCCATGGGTTTATTGCGGCCATTGATCCAAGCGGGACTGGTCAAAAAAGTGGGTGGCAAGAAAAGCGGGCGTTATATTTTGGTATAAGCCGCAAAAGCCCGGGCTTTCCACCCGATTGTGATATGCTATATTCTTCCTCACGTCGAAACTGACGTGAATGGTAAGGATAGTTAGCAGCAATTTGTGAAAGCACTGGTAGAGACAGCAAACCGGAAGACGGAGCGAGCGTTCTTGGTGGGCGCGGAGTTGAAGAACTCCAACACATGGGAGTTGCAAGACTCAATGGAGGAGTTGCGACAGCTCGCGCAGACGGCAGGTGCGGAGATCGTAGGAGATGCCACGCAGAAGCTGGAATCCCCCGCCGCCGCCACGTACATCGGCAGCGGCAAGGCGGATGAACTCGCCAAGAAATGCCGTGAGGCCGAGGTGGACACGGTCATCTTCGATGACGAACTTTCTCCCGCCCAAGGCCGTAACCTGGAAAAGCTTTTCGAGTGCAAGATACTCGATCGCACCTCGCTGATCCTCGACATCTTCGCGCAACGCGCCCGCACGCGTGAGGGCAAGATGCAGATCGAGCTGGCGCAGCTCCAGCATTTGTTACCGCGACTGACGCGTTTCTGGTCCCACTTGTCCCGTCAAAAGGGCGGTATCGGTATGCGTGGTGATGGTGAGACGCAGCTGGAGACGGACCGCCGTCGCGTGCAGGACAAGATCGCACGCATCACGCGTGAACTCAGTGAAGTGCGGCGTCACCGTTCCACCCAACGTCAGGGTCGTCAGCGCAGTCAATGGCCGCTGGCCTCGATCGTCGGTTACACGAACGCAGGCAAGTCCACGCTCTTCAATGCGTTGACGGGTGCGGGTGTGCTTTCCGAGGACAAGCTGTTCGCCACGCTGGACCCGACGACACGGCGTTTACATCTGGAGAAGACGAACCAG encodes the following:
- the miaE gene encoding tRNA isopentenyl-2-thiomethyl-A-37 hydroxylase MiaE → MLLFRAKILDGWFEKIISDLPAVLIDHAHLERKAATTSLTLEKYRELFPKVHELNAIAIEELQHFELVLQILKRRGIPFGQPFPSPWIRGLMTNMRPGARFQVIDHLIVCSLIEGRSCEKFQILAERLKPIDPELATFYASLVESEGNHYATYWLMAREINEKEADERLDFFLDLDAKLIREPNPLAMLH
- a CDS encoding DUF6714 family protein; protein product: MTNDALIKEIGEAFSGVPKPQTTLRVARGADDHDYDWKKLQKLDEHYYDWEDVPDEDLDYYQDIFYWLCPQGFQFYLPAYMSRMLRTLSSNRPNHIWPMWAFGERCFELNLFELFTRKQTAVTVRFLEVLFEKVKDDYHADWWNHFDAEDWDDDELRKARKLELWEDYGAAYQLLKAKLGSE
- a CDS encoding heavy metal translocating P-type ATPase, whose amino-acid sequence is MRTELNIGGMTCNHCAQTVGQALRAVPGVEAAKVDLASSRATVDWAENAEPAPQSLLKAVQGAGYEPSLVKKDAAIIVSGMDCQSCVGHVTKAVQTVPGVANTSVDLSSGRVKVDWQTDAKKDFSAVVQAIQKAGYEAKLAETSSASVPVKKSHLDGWKFNVMLGGAITVILMICEWVLGLGMTKWFHWFAFALALPVQIFCGARFYRGAWNQLKQGKSNMDTLVALGSTTAFVYSLWGLLAGWHGHLYFMESAGIITLVSVGHWLEAMMSERAASSLKALVNLAPSTALRVGKDGKETAVDVAQLQPGDRVRLRPGDRVPVDGEVIEGGSAVNESMLTGESLPVDKQTGSTLFTGTLVENGQLLMRVTKTGSATALAQIIAVVERAQNSRAEIQKLGDRVSSIFVPVVVCIALLAAAWWGLAFASATAFSQGLASWLWPIHLPDTAIAAAVLHAAAVLIIACPCAMGLATPAAIMAGTNAAAQRGILIRDGAALEKSGTITAVIFDKTGTLTEGKPSVVASEDLRSADSQKTMLKELASALASPSNHPLSLAIVAAFGKAAQPLSVERGSPSRSNVQAFQPLPNISKRATATATNVLSQNFTRSTTPQNWTELRGKGIEAKLAQHSTETLRLGSLRWLQETGVDLSRAQAFSDKWMGEGASVLGIVEGTKLVGVLALRDVLKPKAREVIETLQTKLGNTQSVYLLTGDAKTTAEALAREAGIDTQNVFAEVRPEQKAELVKQLQAKGERVAFVGDGINDAPALEQADLGIAVARASDVAREAADIILLKSDIQAIPEAIGLAQATLRTIKQNLFWAFFYNAAAIPLAALGFLSPLLCAAAMGLSDVVVIGNALRLRRRKA
- a CDS encoding SLC13 family permease encodes the protein MDFFTPIFAAAGDGSTWPFVVLVLSVASVIVLISVCRIHAFLALILAALLAGVLAEKLPGGRPRVSDIPVAEGVALKSHYLRAVELVTEEFGKTAGAIGIVIGLASIISMCLMDSGAADKVVRRFLAFFGEKRAGFALLVATYFLSIPIFFDTMFMLMAPLAMALALRTGKDYLLYVLAVCAGGVITHSLTVPHPGPLAMVDNLKVDVGISIVGGVTMGLIPAIGGYFVAKWLNSRITIPVREVPGVDLKDLKSIVNKPESQLPGFTISLLPIILPIVLITFGSFLDVAWRTYNQLKLAGTTDFHWAKSVVELFGSKESFLSFFAVFEFLGNKNIALLVGAALSIYVLAKQKGYTFSKIADLIGKPLETAGVIILITSAGGAFGLMLKNAGVGDAIKAMAEGKDVNLILLSWLVAIVIRIAQGSATVAMLTTSAMIFPMIDPAAAGAVELPYSVMYIFLSIGFGAFACSWMNDSGFWVVSKLGGLTEKETLKSWTVMLTACAVIGLLMCLVMSKVMPLKGLGTLPTATLTVLK
- a CDS encoding 4a-hydroxytetrahydrobiopterin dehydratase; its protein translation is MPKLSPNQVTVSMATLPSWKLEGPAIYRTFTLPNFSKAMEFANAVAKTAENANHHPDIEIKWNQVTLRLSTHSDGGLTEKDFALAGKFDQLV
- a CDS encoding Fic family protein, translated to MVATTMSYQPVYVITPALLSRAEQISALRERILAATVQVAWIPALQKDSRARNTHSSTAIEGNPLTLEQVRAVEEGREMPVIAEREKREVVNYFAGLRYIEKNSHKKSITHESILQLHRIIAGNVMDQGTAGRYRTIHVRVGRFTPPAPEDVSGLMFELLEWWNKESVNLSPVLSSAIIHYRFEAIHPFADGNGRTGRALALWELYRRGFDTHHIFSVDEYYWENRPRYYSALELVRHEGEDLSRWLEYSAEGLLLTLERVWTRIQKLTAKKGREKLVLRPRQEKLLQMLRDHQGMTPQEIWDGLDVSRQGAMGLLRPLIQAGLVKKVGGKKSGRYILV
- the hflX gene encoding GTPase HflX, which codes for MKALVETANRKTERAFLVGAELKNSNTWELQDSMEELRQLAQTAGAEIVGDATQKLESPAAATYIGSGKADELAKKCREAEVDTVIFDDELSPAQGRNLEKLFECKILDRTSLILDIFAQRARTREGKMQIELAQLQHLLPRLTRFWSHLSRQKGGIGMRGDGETQLETDRRRVQDKIARITRELSEVRRHRSTQRQGRQRSQWPLASIVGYTNAGKSTLFNALTGAGVLSEDKLFATLDPTTRRLHLEKTNQNVLVSDTVGFIRKLPHNLVEAFKATLEEVVEADLLLHVVDISHPKLDEQIVAVDTVLEEIGAKGKPTLMVFNKIDRFDDDIVINRYRELFPQCVAVSARTGAGFPDLLEELGAMLRPIREFVDLEIPHDAASTIARLHAIAQVVDRDYDGPSAKFKARIPPHYMNEFTPFVVGKNQSERAEAIEGKRR